In Marasmius oreades isolate 03SP1 chromosome 3, whole genome shotgun sequence, a single window of DNA contains:
- a CDS encoding uncharacterized protein (antiSMASH:Cluster_3.1), which yields MAGLLTDAGSKRDEVSGKPVLIMSTTPTPELCDISLKRQPAFWSDIVAPILITAFHLFLYGLYVLLFRIGIVVLRKWPNTRDHLVHKVSLNILFSLTSLSVPLNLVFDIGLALCWFRSHDILLKFIQLSNVLVILRLAILLLIGLTIDMILVGQKLKCYHVFGLTKHLVRSFDSLQSQATKDASCQFPW from the exons ATGGCAGGGCTATTGACAGATGCTGGCTCTAAAAGGGACGAGGTCTCAGGAAAGCCTGTCCTCATCATGTCGACCACACCAACACCAGAGCTTTGTGATATTTCTCTGAAGCGGCAGCCCGCCTTCTGGTCAGATATTGTGGCACCTATCTTGATAACAGCT TTCCATCTCTTTCTATATGGGCTCTACGTTCTACTCTTTCGAATCGGGATAGTCGTGTTAAGGAAGTGGCCTAATACCCGGGATCACTTAGTTCATAAAGTCTCACTCAACATTCTCTTCTCGCTAACATCGCTCAGTGTCCCTCTCAACCTGGTTTTTGACATTGGGTTAGCTTTATGTTGGTTCAGGTCCCATGATATTCTCCTCAAATTCATCCAACTTTCAAACGTGCTAGT TATCCTTCGCCTTGCAATCCTCTTATTAATAGG GTTGACTATTGATATGATCTTGGTGGGCCAGAAGTTGAAGTGCTACCATGTATTTGGATTAACAAAACATCTTGTTAGATCTTTCGATTCTTTGCAATCTCAGGCTACGAAAGACGCTTCATGCCAATTCCCATGGTAA
- a CDS encoding uncharacterized protein (antiSMASH:Cluster_3.1) — MASSDNSQGTHAANPEFTTRESWKVIMKTVDTLDEDLVKGYKEDIDTLLVFAGLFSAVVTAFTVESYQWLEEDPADITVELLTQIVQQLSGQTPPPRSPLQKFTPSASVVRINTFWFLSLTLALVDALFGLLCKQWVREHQRQTNTLTRTPGQALALRWLRYQSFERWHVPKILSSLPILLEMALFLFFAGLLELLWTRHHIPFTIALAILGLALLFYLLTTILPGLSMIRQVVRIHPSFARGNPVFYPFGISHLPSIDFICPYKSPQSWLIFRLFSAMFHVPGCKQLLRYFIIKINRYWKDYPSTLDDTLTKNTLNLSNWLSLDLNVIQRFSRIEGCPDLYEFKGFRWLVQETRDIPSMIPHLRNVLAELPVHLVMPAVFDRWGSPVGKPSYAAADIDYALRSSHGSDVNLFGDQSSAHDLSLAGQILYFRNWLSTYGGYELGEAAAELWNRILRAPRNIRFINAFFRPEELLLGPPRYRCGKILSFFGQHWDDLDVEYQARVAERLSRSILPFLESPEHDTGPTLLTSGYGLDFFTAVNDQLCQTKDFFEWRYRAEPWMYVLSHVRRIHQLPPHHFKPLPGYLPIPSDELNTLLNDSSASKSVFEPLFDSYKHCWDNVVSTYRKKELVKTLSNHIYQFIPVSSSNPPRLPDGSRSLYKPPSVTTTSVFLTSDSGLEFLTFVNGKLAADVDFHDTLMSDTVQPWVDALEHIQVLHRLPSKYFKPIPTRHWSTREIVGFYRPRNPSRQIQIELEAGESLDVFKTKSLTSSASNIVVDQGNHKVIEEMKQDTGNLAIRQHKAEDVDQELGELNAANNV; from the exons ATGGCCTCAAGTGACAATTCACAG GGTACTCATGCTGCAAATCCCGAGTTTACCACCCGTGAATCGTGGAAAGTAATCATGAAGACGGTGGATACACTAGATGAGGACCTGGTAAAAGGCTACAAAGAGGATATTGACACACTTCTGGTTTTT GCCGGTTTGTTCTCGGCggtcgtgactgcattcacgGTTGAATCATATCAATGGCTAGAAGAAGACCCTGCCGATATAACAGTCGAGCTCCTCACCCAGATCGTTCAACAGTTAAGCGGTCAAACTCCACCGCCTAGATCTCCCCTCCAGAAGTTCACACCTTCCGCATCAGTTGTACGAATCAACACGTTTTGGTTTCTGAGCCTGACCCTCGCCCTGGTCGATGCACTCTTTGGTCTCCTCTGTAAACAGTGGGTTCGCGAGCACCAGCGACAAACCAACACACTGACACGAACGCCAGGCCAGGCGTTAGCCCTACGGTGGCTACGATACCAGAGTTTTGAGCGTTGGCACGTTCCCAAAATTCTGTCGTCTCTCCCAATTCTCCTTGAAATGgcgctttttcttttctttgcaGGTCTGTTGGAGCTTCTATGGACTCGTCATCATATTCCATTTACCATCGCTCTGGCTATCCTCGGACTTGCTCTTTTATTCTACCTCCTGACCACAATTCTTCCTGGCTTGAGTATGATTCGCCAAGTCGTTCGAATACATCCCTCCTTTGCTCGTGGCAATCCGGTATTTTACCCATTTGGCATTTCCCACTTACCATCAATCGACTTTATTTGCCCCTACAAATCCCCACAATCGTGGCTCATATTCCGGCTCTTTTCAGCTATGTTTCATGTTCCAGGTTGCAAACAACTTCTACGTTatttcatcatcaagatTAACCGGTATTGGAAGGACTACCCAAGTACGCTCGATGATACGCTTACCAAAAATACACTAAATCTTTCCAACTGGTTATCACTTGACCTTAACGTCATACAACGCTTCTCCAGAATCGAAGGATGTCCCGACCTCTATGAATTCAAGGGATTCCGATGGCTCGTGCAGGAGACTCGAGACATTCCCTCTATGATACCCCATCTCCGGAACGTGTTGGCAGAACTACCCGTACATCTAGTCATGCCTGCTGTTTTTGACCGATGGGGCTCACCGGTCGGAAAGCCTTCATACGCGGCAGCCGACATTGACTACGCTCTGAGATCGTCTCATGGTAGCGACGTCAACCTATTCGGTGATCAATCATCAGCGCATGATCTGTCTCTTGCTGGCCAGATTCTGTACTTCCGAAACTGGTTGAGTACTTATGGGGGATATGAACTGGGGGAAGCAGCAGCAGAACTCTGGAATCGTATACTCAGAGCACCAAGAAATATTCGGTTTATCAACGCTTTTTTCCGTCCCGAGGAGTTGCTACTGGGCCCACCAAGGTACAGGTGTGGGAAGATTTTGAGTTTTTTTGGGCAACATTGGGACGACTTGGACGTCGAGTATCAAGCTCGAGTTGCAGAGAGGCTATCCAGGTCTATCCTCCCCTTCCTCGAATCACCGGAACATGATACCGGACCCACACTCCTCACATCCGGCTATGGTTTGGATTTTTTCACTGCGGTGAATGATCAACTTTGCCAAACAAAGGACTTCTTTGAATGGCGTTACCGCGCTGAACCGTGGATGTACGTTCTAAGCCATGTACGACGTATACATCAACTACCGCCACACCATTTCAAGCCGTTGCCCGGTTACCTTCCAATCCCATCAGATGAGCTTAACACGCTCTTGAACGATTCATCGGCATCCAAATCTGTTTTCGAACCTCTGTTTGATTCTTATAAACACTGCTGGGACAACGTGGTATCCACCTATCGAAAAAAAGAACTGGTCAAAACATTATCGAATCACATATATCAGTTCATACCGGTTTCAAGCTCGAATCCGCCGAGGTTACCAGACGGCAGTCGGAGCTTGTACAAACCACCTTCCGTGACTACCACCTCTGTCTTCCTCACGTCAGACAGTGGCCTCGAATTTCTAACATTTGTGAATGGGAAGCTGGCTGCAGATGTAGACTTCCATGATACACTGATGAGCGACACTGTTCAGCCGTGGGTAGATGCTTTAGAGCACATACAAGTCCTCCATCGACTGCCCTCTAAATATTTCAAACCCATTCCAACTCGCCACTGGTCGACACGTGAGATTGTGGGGTTCTATAGACCGAGAAACCCAAGCAGGCAGATCCAAATTGAATTGGAAGCAGGAGAAAGTCTGGATGTCTTTAAGACAAAATCATTGACAAGCAGTGCCAGTAATATTGTAGTGGACCAGGGAAATCATAAAGTGATTGAGGAGATGAAACAGGACACAGGGAATTTGGCCATAAGACAGCACAAGGCAGAGGATGTAGATCAGGAACTTGGGGAACTAAATGCTGCAAATAATGTTTGA